The segment GACGATGGGTTTAGCGGCAGTTAACGCAGCCATGACATTCATAGCAACTATTTGGCTTATTGCGTATCTATATTAAATTGTAATTCTAAAATTAGATAGACAGTAATGTAAAAGCTCCATATCGATGGAAATTAAATGGATAAGCCCTCCTTGATATGATAGAATATTCTCGCAAACATATTTGATATTCATTATTGGGGGAAAATAAGTTGAAAAGGTATTTATTAGTGACAATTATTATGTTGTTAAGCACATTTGTTGCAGCATGTGGGAATGACGATGAAAAAGATACGAAGGGCGATAAACTAGAAGTAGATAAAGGCTTGCTTAGCGTAGAAATTACATTACCTGCTACGATGTTTGAAGGGCAAGATGCAGATGAAGTTATCTCGGATGCCAAAGAAGACGGTGTAAATGAGGTAATTAGCAATGACGATGGCTCATTTACTTTTAAAATGTCAAAGGCGAAACATAAAGAATTGCTGGAAGAAATGAAAGTTAGCGTATTAGAAGGAATAGAAGAAACTAAATCAAGCGAGGATTTTGCTTCAATTGAGGATGTTACTTCTAACAAGGATTTTACAGAGTTTACAATGGTTGTTGACAAAGAGAAGTTTGAAAATAGTTTTGATGGTTTTGCGGCCATGGGTTTAGCCATATCTGGACTTTACTATCAGACGTTTAATGGTGTGAAAGAGGATAAAGTAAAAGCTACTATTATCATTAAAGATAAAACATCAGGGGAAACGATAGATACTATTGTTTATCCGGATGATTTAAATCAATAAAATAATATAGATTAAAAAGCACTATCAATTGTAGTCTGTCATTTAATGCAATCATTAACTGTAAGCATGATTGAAATTATATATCATTCATCGATAATTAAGTATTAATATTAAATTCAAAGCCCGTTTCCTTCATGGAGATGGGTTTATTTTTATTTTAAAAGTAGAAAAACGCACCCGTTGCGTTTTTGGAAACCTCATTTTTCCAAAAACCAAAAAGGTAACACAAAGGTAACATAAATCCTGAAACAATCCGAAACCCTACGAAAATCCAATCTTTGTACAACCACCAAATACCCTGCTATACTAGGCTTTGTGAATACATATGAAAAAGAAAGAGGTTATGAAAAATGACAAATGCTTATGATGAATATATGAGACAAGTAACACAGCCAATGCGCGATGAACTAGAAAACTCAGGATTTACACAATTAACAACTGCGGATAGTGTGCATGAATTTATGGCGGAGACGAAGGGGACTTCTTTAGTTGTCATCAACTCGGTATGTGGATGTGCAGCGGGCTTAGCTCGCCCGGCAGCGCGTGAGGCAGTTGCGGAAATTAAGCCGGATCATTTAGTGACGGTTTTTGCAGGTCAAGATCCAGAAGCAACAGTTGCGATGCGTGGTTATTTTGATGAAGTGCCAGCAAGCTCACCTTCAATGGCTATTTTGAAAGACGGGCAATTAGCTTATTTCATTCCACGTGAACAAATTGAAGGTTTCCCAATGGAACAAATTCGTGAGCATTTAACAGATGTTTTAAAGCAAGTATGTGCGGAGTAACCATTGTTACAACAGCTGGAAGACCGGATGAACTGTCTTTACAACTTGTCAATACAGCAAGCAAAGCTTTAAATGCACAAGTTGTTCCACGGAAAAAGCGTTCGGTTTCTAAGCTGATGAATGAATATGCAGCTAATGTAATAATCGCAGGTAAAAATCGATATGAATATTATGCATATGGTGCTGATTCGCCATTCTTTTTTCATCCGAACTCTGCCGCTTTTCGTTTGAAACGGGTGGCGCGCGGTGAGGAAGAACCTTTATTGAAAGCATGTCAATTACAGCGCGGCGATTCATTTTTAGATTGTACACTTGGCATTGGTTCGGACAGTATGGTTGCGGCTTTTGCTGTCGGGGCAAAGGGACGAGTAATTGGCCTTGAAGCGGATCAAAATATTGCATTCATTGTTCAAAATGGCATGAAAACGTATGATACAACGGAGCTTCCATTAACGGAATGCATGCGTCAAATTGAAGTTGTTCATACGAAAGCTGTGGATTTTTTACAACAGCAGCCAGATGATAGCTTTGATGTTGTTTATTTGGATCCAATGTTTGAGGAAATCATAGAAGAATCAACAAATTTTGAAGCTTTGCGCCATGCGGGGAGCCATATCGCACTCGATGCACAGTGGATTCGCGAGGCTAAACGAGTTGCGAAAAAACGTGTTGTATTAAAAGCCCATTATAAATCAGCCTTTTTTGAGCAATACGATTTTGAACGAGATATTCGGTTAACAGCTAAATTTCATTACGGCGTTTGGGAGAAATAAAACGGTACTTGCTCTTGTAGTTGGAGCGAGTATTTTTTTATACATGCAGATTATGTTTGAAGAATCAAAATTTCCCAAAGTTCCCCTTAGACAATCACTAGCAAATCATATTACACTAGTATTATAAGGGGGCGTTTTTTATGGAATGGCAGCAATTACAACAGCAAGCTGAAAATTACCGATTGCAATTACTGAACGTCGATAAATGGAAGAAGCAACAAACGACGCTTGAACGATTAATTCAAAATACAAAGCGCGAAATAAAGCATTATGAAACGGAATTAATAGCGGCGAAGAAAGAGCTTCAAAAATTAGAAAAAACTTCGATACTTAATTTATTCCGTGAATGGTCTGGCAAAAAAGATGAGCTGATTGAACAGCGCCTTGATGTCGTGGCAGTCAGCGAGTTGAAATTTATTGAAGCGCAGTTAACGCATGAGGATTTACAAGATGATTTGGTTGATCTTATGCATAAAATAAATGCGGTCAATGAGGATTACGTCGCGCAAGAGCTTCAAAAACTAGAACGAAAGCGAGAATATTGGCTTATGCAGCATGCCTCACATGTTGCGAAAGAATTAACGAAGCTAATCGAAAGTGAACTGCTATTAAAGCAATTATTAATTGAAATTCATGAAGCAAATGATGCGGGAAAAAATGCATTACGTGCTTTAGCCGATGCTGCAAATTCATTAAAAACTGCAAGTTCCTATTCAACTTGGGACACATTTTTCGGTGGTGGGTTTATTGCGACCGCTTTGAAACATGACAAGTTGGATGAATCTAATAGCGCGATTCACAAAGCGCAAATTTCGTTGCAGCGCTTCCATAATGAATTATTGGATGTTCAGCAAATGAAACATGATACGTTAAATATCGATACGGATGGTTTTGTGAAATTTGCAGACTATTTCTTTGATGATATTTTCTCGGCATGGTCAATCCATTCGAAAATTTCTACATCCATGAATCAAATCTCACGCGTGCAAGACGATGTTAATAATACATTGCAGCAACTTCAAATAAAGCTAGATACTACATTGGAGAAGCAACAGGAAATTTTGACACAAAAGCAAGCCATTTACGAATCCGATGAACAAGCATTGTTTTTTCAAAAATAGCGGCGTAAAATAAGGGATAGCTAGTTTTAATAAAGGGGAGTGTTTCGAGATGAATAGTCGTTTAGTTAATGAATTTTTAGAATTAGTACAAATTGATTCTGAAACAAAACATGAGGAAATTATTGCACCTGTATTAGTAGAAAAGCTGACTGAAATGGGCTTTGACGTTTTCCAAGATGATTCACATACGCGCACAGGTCATGGTGCAGGAAATATTATTGCAACATTGCATGGTGATCAGGCAATTGATCCGATTTACTTTACAGTACATATGGATACGGTCGTGCCGGGCAAAGGGATTAAGCCTGAAATTCGTGAAGATGGCTATATTTATTCGGATGGCACGACGATTTTAGGTGCAGATGATAAAGCAGGGGTGGCGGCTTTATTTGAAATGGCACGTCGTTTAAAAGAACAAAATATTGCACATGGGACGATTCAATTCATTATTACTGCTGGTGAAGAAAGTGGCTTAGTTGGTGCAAAAGAATTGGACCCAACACTGATTAATGCAAAATATGGTTTCGCCGTTGATAGTGATGGAAAAGTGGGCGGTATCGTTGTAGCGGCACCATTCCAAGCAAAAGTAATGGCAAAAATAATCGGTAAAACGGCTCACGCTGGTGTTGCACCAGAAAAAGGGATTTCTGCGATTACACTTGCTGCCAAAGCAGTTGCGCAAATGAAATTAGGGCGTTTAGATGAAGAAACGACTGCAAATATTGGGCGTTTTGAAGGTGGACAAGCGACAAATATCGTTTGTGATGAAGTGAATATCCTTGCTGAAGCGCGTTCAATCGACGAAGCCAAATTAAACGTGCAAACGGCTCATATGAAAGAAACATTTGAGCGAATTGCACAGGAAAATGGCGGTCGTGCCGAGGTTGAAGTAAAATTAATGTACCCAGGTTTCCGCGTGACGGAACAAGATAAAGTCGTTCAAATTGCGATGGCTGCGGTTGAAGCAGTAGACCGTACGCCATTACTAGGTATTTCTGGTGGCGGTAGCGATGCCAATGTAATCGCGGGGTTCGGTATTCCAACTGTTAATTTATCAGTAGGCTATGAGGAAATTCATACGACAAATGAAAGAATGCCAGTTGAAGAGTTAGAAAAATTAGCTGATTTATTAGTGGAAGTTGTGAAACAAACAACAAAGTAGGAGGTGGCAACATGAATTTTGAACAAGCGGTCGTGTTTGCATGTGGAAACGAAGAATATGCAGTGCCAATTGAGCAAGTTGTGTCGATTGAAAAGTTGGAGCGTGTTACACCGATTCCGCATTTACCGAGCTATTTATTAGGCTTCTCGAGAAATCGCGGAGAGCTAATTCCAGTAATTGATTTACAACGAATTTTATACAATCGTTCGACGTCGGGAGATATTGCCCGTGTCATCATTTTAAATACCGAGCTTGTGAATTATGGTTTATATGTTTCAGATGCGAGAGAAATTTTAAATATTGCGCCAGAACT is part of the Solibacillus sp. FSL K6-1523 genome and harbors:
- a CDS encoding M20/M25/M40 family metallo-hydrolase — protein: MNSRLVNEFLELVQIDSETKHEEIIAPVLVEKLTEMGFDVFQDDSHTRTGHGAGNIIATLHGDQAIDPIYFTVHMDTVVPGKGIKPEIREDGYIYSDGTTILGADDKAGVAALFEMARRLKEQNIAHGTIQFIITAGEESGLVGAKELDPTLINAKYGFAVDSDGKVGGIVVAAPFQAKVMAKIIGKTAHAGVAPEKGISAITLAAKAVAQMKLGRLDEETTANIGRFEGGQATNIVCDEVNILAEARSIDEAKLNVQTAHMKETFERIAQENGGRAEVEVKLMYPGFRVTEQDKVVQIAMAAVEAVDRTPLLGISGGGSDANVIAGFGIPTVNLSVGYEEIHTTNERMPVEELEKLADLLVEVVKQTTK
- a CDS encoding class I SAM-dependent methyltransferase, yielding MCGVTIVTTAGRPDELSLQLVNTASKALNAQVVPRKKRSVSKLMNEYAANVIIAGKNRYEYYAYGADSPFFFHPNSAAFRLKRVARGEEEPLLKACQLQRGDSFLDCTLGIGSDSMVAAFAVGAKGRVIGLEADQNIAFIVQNGMKTYDTTELPLTECMRQIEVVHTKAVDFLQQQPDDSFDVVYLDPMFEEIIEESTNFEALRHAGSHIALDAQWIREAKRVAKKRVVLKAHYKSAFFEQYDFERDIRLTAKFHYGVWEK
- a CDS encoding BrxA/BrxB family bacilliredoxin, which gives rise to MTNAYDEYMRQVTQPMRDELENSGFTQLTTADSVHEFMAETKGTSLVVINSVCGCAAGLARPAAREAVAEIKPDHLVTVFAGQDPEATVAMRGYFDEVPASSPSMAILKDGQLAYFIPREQIEGFPMEQIREHLTDVLKQVCAE
- a CDS encoding chemotaxis protein CheW codes for the protein MNFEQAVVFACGNEEYAVPIEQVVSIEKLERVTPIPHLPSYLLGFSRNRGELIPVIDLQRILYNRSTSGDIARVIILNTELVNYGLYVSDAREILNIAPELIKQMGLVNYEKTKYFTAVANLEDRMISCIDPNILVNSLEGIREIVQYLHKMLENETEETSI